CTGGAACGGGAGCGCTGGCCGAGGGGGGACGAGCGGCTATTTAATATAATACCCATTATAATACCAGCACTGGGATTGAACCAAAGTCATGGATTACTCTGCTGCGTTTATAATGTGTATTATGTTATTTAGCTTCGGGCCGGTTTTTCACCGGCAGCAAAGCGAGCGGAAGGACAGCAAAATACAGAGGCAAGCGAGCCCTTTGCGAGCTGGCTGGATTTTGAGGGACTGGAGGCGTGCGGGGGTTTATTTGAGTGGATGGTGTTTATTTAAAGCTTCTTTCAGGTCTTCCAGGTTACTGGTTTGATAGCGCTCGGTACTGCTCACATATTTATGCCCTGCCATATATTGAACTGTCCGTAAGTCTTTTTCTTTCAGCCATTCGGTAATCACGCTTTGACGAAGCTGTACTGCATTTTTATATTTAGGGTTCAGCCTGCGTAGAGCCTGGTTCAGGTGGTATAAGCTGTTTTTGATGTTCTCACAACCATTCATACTGATGAACAACTGACTGGTTTGTTCGGCTGCTTTCATCACTTTAGGTTTTCTACCGGATCGTTCTGCTATTCTGTTAGCAAAGATTTTAGAACGGGTCACATGGATATATTCATACAGTTCCATGATCTGGAAGGCTTCCAGTTTGAGCGTCCTGCTGTTGGTCTGCTCATTTGCCGGTATATAGACCTTTCCTTCTTTTAACCTGATATGTTCTGCCTTTAGCTGATGCAGTTCCTGACTAGTCAAACCCTGGTAGACCAGTAAAGACAAGATCACTTTATTGCGCTGGCTCCGGTCATCTTTGACCGCATAACTTTCATACAAAGCTTCCAGTTCTTCTTTTTCCAGCAGACCACCGGGAACAGTTTTTAAGCCCCCTTTCAACCGGATACCTGCTACCGGGTTATAGCTAACCTTGTTTTGTTCTTGTAACCAGCTGAAGTAATACCGGATCGCCAGCAGCATCCTGTTCACCAGGCCAATGCCTTTATTTTCCTGTTTCTGCTGGTCGGCATAATCAAGGATTTCCTTAAAGCTTACCTGTTCCAAACTGAGACTTTCACCTGAAAGCCAGGCCAGAAAGTAACTCGTATATTTCCGGTGCTGGTAAACTGTAACCGGTTTTAAGCCCCGCTGTTGTAAGTATTCTTCAAAGTTCATCTACGATATGGGTATAGATTTGTGTACTTTCCAAACTGCTATGGCCTAAGAACAACTGG
The sequence above is drawn from the Pedobacter cryoconitis genome and encodes:
- a CDS encoding tyrosine-type recombinase/integrase, whose product is MNFEEYLQQRGLKPVTVYQHRKYTSYFLAWLSGESLSLEQVSFKEILDYADQQKQENKGIGLVNRMLLAIRYYFSWLQEQNKVSYNPVAGIRLKGGLKTVPGGLLEKEELEALYESYAVKDDRSQRNKVILSLLVYQGLTSQELHQLKAEHIRLKEGKVYIPANEQTNSRTLKLEAFQIMELYEYIHVTRSKIFANRIAERSGRKPKVMKAAEQTSQLFISMNGCENIKNSLYHLNQALRRLNPKYKNAVQLRQSVITEWLKEKDLRTVQYMAGHKYVSSTERYQTSNLEDLKEALNKHHPLK